Below is a window of Lacibacter sp. H407 DNA.
CAGCTTACGGCCCTGTCTGGAACAGTGGTGGTGAACGTGGTATTTATAAAACAACTGATGGCGGTAAAACATGGAAACAGGTATTGAATGTAAGTGAGCATACGGGTTTTAATGAAGTGATGGTTGATCCACGTCATCCAAACATTGTATATGCAGCAGCACATCAACGTCAGCGGAAAGTGTTTACTTATATTGGTGGTGGGCCTGAATCAGCTTTATATAAAAGTACAGACGGCGGTGCAACCTGGAACAAGATAATGAGCGGATTGCCTGCAGGTGATCTTGGAAGAATAGGTTTAAATTATTCGCCTGTTAACCCTGATGTGTTGTATTGTGTAGTGGAAGCAACAGAAGGAAAAGGTGGTGTGTTTAAAAGCATTGATCGTGGTGCAAGCTGGGAAAAACAAAGCAGCTATTCAACTTCGGGTAACTACTACCAGAAAATATACTGTGACCCGAAAGACATCAATAAAGTATTTGTCATCAATGTTTACTTCGGCGTAAGTAAAGATGGTGGGAAGAATTTTTCTATTCTCGGTGAAAAGAATAAACACATCGACAACCATGTGATCTGGATCAATCCAAAAAATACAGAACATTATTTAGTTGGTTGCGATGGTGGTGTGTATGAAAGTTTTGATAGTGGTGAGAACTGGAACTTTAAAGCCAATCTTCCTGTAACACAGTTTTACAAAGTAGCAACCGATAATGCATTCCCGTTCTATCATATTCACGGTGGTACACAGGATAACTTTAGTCTGGGTGGACCATCACGTACATTAAGTGCCAATGGTATCTTTAATTCTGATTGGTACTTCACAAGTTTAGGTGATGGCTATGAATCACAGATCGATCAAAGCAATCCTGATATTGTTTACTCACAGGCACAGTATGGTGCATTAACACGTTACGATAAAAAGAGCGGTGAATATTTATTTATTCAACCACAAGAGCCAGAGGGCGAAGCGTATCGCTGGAATTGGGATGCACCATTGGTGATCTCGAAATATGATAACAAACGTCTTTATCATGGAGCGAATAAAATATTCAGAACAGATGACCGAGGCAGCACATGGAAAGTGATCAGTCCTGATCTTACAAGACAGATCGATCGTAACAAATTACCGGTGATGGGTAAAGTGTGGAGCATGGATGCGGTGGCAAAAAATGGTTCAACAGATATTTATGGCAACATCACTACCATCGCAGAATCGAAGTTTGATGAGAATACGATCTATGTTGGTACTGATGATGGTTTGATACAGGTTACAACTGATGGCGGCAACAACTGGATGAAGATTGATAATATAGCCGGTGTACCAGAACGTACCTATGTAAATCATATCATCACATCACAACACGATAAGAATGTGGCGTATGTCACCTTCAATCATCATCGCTATGGTGATTTTCATCCCTACGTTTATAAAACAAGTGATGGCGGTAAAACATGGAAAGCTATTACCAATAACTTACCGGAGAGAGGAACATCGTATACAATTGCAGAAGATCATGTAAACAAAGACTTGTTGTTTGTTGGTACTGAGTTTGGTTTGTTTGTAAGTATTGATGGTGGCTCAAAATGGGTGCAGATGAAAGCAGGCTTACCAACCATTGCCGTGAAAGACCTTGAAATTCAAAAAAGAGAGAACGATCTAATTCTTGCAACATTCGGTCGTGGCTTTTATGTGTTAGATGACTATACACCTTTACGCAATTTGAAAAAAGAAGACCTCGATAAACAAGCAGTGATCTTCCCGGTAAAAGATGCGTGGATGTTTATTCAATCGCAACCATTGGGTGTAAGAGGCAAAGGTTTCCAGGGCGAAAGTTTCTTTACCACACCTAATCCAAAAGTTGGTGCGGTGTTTACCTATTATCTGAAAGATGACATCAAAACAATTAAAGAAAAACGCAGAGCAGCAGAAGCTGAAAAAATAAAGAAAGGCGAAGCACCTGTTTATCCTTCACCGGATTCACTTCGTTTGGAAGATGAGCAACCTGCTCCGCATTTGTTATTTACTGTTACCGATGAAGCAGGTAATGTTGTTCGTCGTTTAAAAGCTCCTGCAAAAAAAGGACTGAAACGAATCGTGTGGGATTTCCGTACTTCTCCTTTTGGCCCAATTGACTTTACACCGTTTGATGAATCAAACGCTTTCAGTTCTCCTGACCAGGGTTATTTTGCTTTGCCCGGAACTTACAAAGTTTCATTGAGCAAGTTTGAAGATGGGGTTTATAGCGATCTCACTGAACCACAAACGTTCAAAGCAATGACGTTGAACACAGCTACACTTCCTGCAACTGATAAAAAAACATTGGATGAATTCAGTAAAAAGATTGGAGAGTTGAGTCGTGTTGTTGCAGCAACTGATCAATACCGTGGTGAGTTGGTAAATAAAGTGCGTTACTTAAAACAAGCGATCATTGAAACACCCAAGCAATCTCTTGATCTATCAAAAGCTTTGCAGGATGTTGAAAAACGGTTGACTGCAGTGAACCGTCAACTGAATGGTGATGCATCGGTTGCAAGAAGAGAGTTTGAAACAACACCATCTATCAACGGACGTATTGGTTATGTGATCGGCTCGTTGTGGAATACAACTGCTGCGCCAACACAAACCCAACTCAACTCTTATCAAATTGCGGCGAAGCAATTCACACCTGTTTACAATGAGATCAAAGCCATTGCAACAGAAGTAAAACGATTGGAAGATATTTTAGAAAAGAATGGTGCGCCTTATACACCGGGAAGAATGCCGGAGTGGAAAGGGTTGTGATAAAGTCACAGATAACGCATATTCTACGGATTTACACAAATTAAATAACAGAACAGCCGCTTTTACAAAAGCGGCTGTTCTGTTTACAGGTAGCTAAAGCTCATCTCTCCTGATTGGGTTAAAAAATGAATCGAAAAAAAATCCGGATGAAATAAGATTGAAAAACTGAAAACACCTATTTTTGCAACCCCGAAAGGGGAAGTATTCCTCCTTAGCTCAGTTGGTTAGAGCATCTGACTGTTAATCAGAGGGTCTCAGGTTCAAGTCCTGAAGGGGGAGCAGCAGCAAAGCGTTACGGTTATCGTGACGCTTTTTTTATTGACCAAATGTTGCCTAATCGATAGCTGAAATAGGTGAGCAGTCCGCTCATGGCTTCCATCTGTGTTCCTCTGTGTCCATCCGTGGCCAGCCAACTATCTGCCGACAGGCAGGTTCGTGGCTCTCATCGAAACAACCCAAAAAACGAACTCTCTTCCAGGCCAATGTAAATACCATCGGCTCTCGTTTCAACTGGGTACGTTTTGAGGTAATACCCTTCGCCACTGGTATTGCGGCCATTGCTAAGGTTGAATTTATAGCGGTGCAACGGACAAACAATATTGCCCAACGCATCCACAAAACCATCCGCCAAATGGCCACCGGCATGCGGACATTTATGCGCACACGCAAATACGTCCGCCTCTTTTTTTGCCAGGCAAATTGTTTTGCCTTTGACAATGAGCTCACACAACTGGTTATCTTCCCAAGGCAATTCTTGGGCTGATTCAGCAATTTTATGCCAGCTGTATTTTTTATCGGCAGCCATTAATACAAAAACTCTGATTTGTAAGGGTAACGTATTTTGTAGATGGTACGTACCTGCTCAAGAATACGTTCACGTAACTCGGCAATATTTCGTTTTTCAATAGCAGACACAAATACGCAGTTGCCCTGTGTATCATTTTCCCAACGTTCTTTTAGTTCTTTGAGAATGGTTTCTTTGATATCATCACCCAGCCATTCATCGAAATGTTTTTCTTCATACAGATCCATTTTGTTGAAAATGGTCACCACCGGTTTGTCGTGGCATTTCAGGTCCTGTAAGGTTTTGTTCACCACATTGATCTGGTCTTCATA
It encodes the following:
- a CDS encoding VPS10 domain-containing protein, with translation MCKRKLFSSLLLLTICIAVTAQKKTTTPPKEEPKDAFNSGLLSGMQFRSVGPAITSGRIADIAVNPKNHSEYYVAAAAGGVWKTTNAGVTYSPIFDGEGSFAIGCLAIDPTNTNVVWVGSGENNNQRVVGYGDGLYKSEDGGKSFKNVGLKNSEHIGRIAIDPTNGDIVYVAAYGPVWNSGGERGIYKTTDGGKTWKQVLNVSEHTGFNEVMVDPRHPNIVYAAAHQRQRKVFTYIGGGPESALYKSTDGGATWNKIMSGLPAGDLGRIGLNYSPVNPDVLYCVVEATEGKGGVFKSIDRGASWEKQSSYSTSGNYYQKIYCDPKDINKVFVINVYFGVSKDGGKNFSILGEKNKHIDNHVIWINPKNTEHYLVGCDGGVYESFDSGENWNFKANLPVTQFYKVATDNAFPFYHIHGGTQDNFSLGGPSRTLSANGIFNSDWYFTSLGDGYESQIDQSNPDIVYSQAQYGALTRYDKKSGEYLFIQPQEPEGEAYRWNWDAPLVISKYDNKRLYHGANKIFRTDDRGSTWKVISPDLTRQIDRNKLPVMGKVWSMDAVAKNGSTDIYGNITTIAESKFDENTIYVGTDDGLIQVTTDGGNNWMKIDNIAGVPERTYVNHIITSQHDKNVAYVTFNHHRYGDFHPYVYKTSDGGKTWKAITNNLPERGTSYTIAEDHVNKDLLFVGTEFGLFVSIDGGSKWVQMKAGLPTIAVKDLEIQKRENDLILATFGRGFYVLDDYTPLRNLKKEDLDKQAVIFPVKDAWMFIQSQPLGVRGKGFQGESFFTTPNPKVGAVFTYYLKDDIKTIKEKRRAAEAEKIKKGEAPVYPSPDSLRLEDEQPAPHLLFTVTDEAGNVVRRLKAPAKKGLKRIVWDFRTSPFGPIDFTPFDESNAFSSPDQGYFALPGTYKVSLSKFEDGVYSDLTEPQTFKAMTLNTATLPATDKKTLDEFSKKIGELSRVVAATDQYRGELVNKVRYLKQAIIETPKQSLDLSKALQDVEKRLTAVNRQLNGDASVARREFETTPSINGRIGYVIGSLWNTTAAPTQTQLNSYQIAAKQFTPVYNEIKAIATEVKRLEDILEKNGAPYTPGRMPEWKGL
- a CDS encoding Rieske (2Fe-2S) protein encodes the protein MAADKKYSWHKIAESAQELPWEDNQLCELIVKGKTICLAKKEADVFACAHKCPHAGGHLADGFVDALGNIVCPLHRYKFNLSNGRNTSGEGYYLKTYPVETRADGIYIGLEESSFFGLFR